Within the Flavobacteriales bacterium genome, the region GTGCTCCCGCCGATACCATCGGTTCAGGAGGCAACCACACCGAACTGAACTTCGGTCTGTTGTTCGATGCCTACTCTGCATTCATGCTGAGATCGGTGACCGTATATGCCAATGGCGACGGCGACCGCATCATTCAATTGCGTGACGGCCCCGGCGGTACAGTGCTTGCTTCACGTAACGTGAGCCTGGTAGATGGTGAAAACCGCGTGCAGCTTGATATCATGGTGAAACCGGGTACGGACTACTTCCTTCAGGTAGGTGGTGTTCCCAACCTGTTCCGCAACAGCAGCGGTGCCAACTACCCCTATACCCTGAACAACGTTCTTTCCATCACCCGTTCCAATGCGGGTGGAGCTTCCAACTACAATTACTACTATTATTTCTATGATTGGGAAGTGGAAGCCATCGGTTGCATCAGCGAACGCGGTGAGGCCATTGCCTACCTTGCAGGTCCTCCTGCACCCGATACGTTTGATGACACCGTTTGCGCCGGCGGCGGAATGGTTCATCTGAAGGCAAAAGCCAACAACGGCGGTGACCTCAACTGGTACGATGCGCCTACCGGTGGCAACCTGGTTGATACAGGCATGACCCACACGGAGAACATCACCTCGGATGTCACCTATTATGTTTCTGAACTGATCCGCTCTGCAGCAGTGAAAGTCGGACCGGTGGACAATACCTTCGGAAACGGAAGCAACTACAATACAAACAGCAACCTGGGACTGATCTTCGACGTGATGGCGCCCATGACCATTCGCTCGGTAAAGGTGTATGCGAATGGTACCGGAAACCGCACCATCAATGTATACGATGGTCCCGGTGGTACCCTGCTGAAAAGCAAAACCGTGATGGTGCAGAACGGCCAAAGCCGCATCCAACTCGACTTCAAGTTGGATCCGGGTACAGACTATTACATCACCACCCTTTCTCCCCAGAACCTGTTCAGAAACAGTTCAAATCCATCTTATCCATACGAGATCCAGGACCTGGTATCGATCAAAGGGTCGAATGCCAGCCAGCCGATGGATTACTACTATTTCTTCTATGATTGGGAAGTGGAACCCGCTGCATGCGAAAGCGAACGTGTACCCGTACATGGCATCGTGCGCAAAGGAAACCCGCTGACCCTGGCTTCCAACTTTGTTTCTCCCAAATGCTACGGCGGTAACGACGGTTCAATTGATCTGACCGTTTCCGGCGGAAGCGCCCCATATGCATTCATCTGGAGCAACGGTCAAACCACCGAAGATGCCTCGGGCCTCACAGGTGGTAAATACACCGTTACGGTAACAGATGCCAACGGCTGTTTTGATACCCTTTCAACAGTGGTGACCCAGCCTGCCGAAATCAAGATCTCCGCGATCGTGATTGATGCGACTTGTTCCAACAACGATGGACTGATTGATGTTTCGGTTTCCGGTGGCACACCCGCATACACCTATTTGTGGAGCAACGGTGCCACCACCCAGGATGCCGGTTCTCTCGGTGCAGGATCTTATTTCCTGACCGTTACCGATAGCCGCGGTTGTACCAATGTATACCAGGGTGTGGTCACCAACCAGAACGGTCCCAAACTTGCAAGCCAGGTGACGAAGCCTTCCTGCTTCGGCAACAATGACGGTAGCATCGACCTGATGGTAACCGGCGGAACACCCGGCTATACCTATACATGGAATACCGGTGCCACCACCCAGGACATCAGTGGCCTCGCTTCCGGCTCTTACACGGTAACCGTTACCGACTCGGCCAATTGTGTCGGTCTTGCCCTGATCAAGGTGGAAGATCCGCAACCGTTGGATCTGAAGATCGACGCCATGGAAGCATCCTGCTCAGGTTCTTCCGACGGCCAGTTGATGGTTTCGGTAATTGGCGGAACCCCGGGATACAGTTATGAGTGGAGCAATGGTGATACCACTGCGACCACAGACGGATTGACACCCGGTTCTTACACAGTGACAGTCACCGATGCAAATGGTTGTTCTGAATCAGCAGTTGGTGTGGTAAACACACCTGCTCCGATCCATACCACCATGTCTTCTACCGATGAGTCTTGCCAACCGGCACATGACGGTACGGCCAAGGTGGTTATTTCCGGTGGCATTCCTCCCTTCATGTTCCAGTGGGATGACGCAGGCAGCCAAACCACGCCTGAGGCAACCGGACTGGAAGCTGGCATGTACCATGTGGAAGTGACCGACAGCAACGGATGTAAAGTGGTTGATTCGGTTGAAGTGGCTCAGCCCGGCGTAACCCTGGCGACCAGCGGTACCAATACCACCTGTAACGGTGGCATGGACGGCAGCATCGACCTGACGGTTGTGGGTGGAGCAGCACCTTACTCTTATGAATGGAGCAATGGTGATTCCATCCAGGATCCGACCGGACTCCCAGCCGGAACTTACTCGGTAACTGTAACCGATATGAATGGTTGCAGCGCCACTGCAAGCGAAACCATCAGCGAACCCACCGCACTTGTGATCAGCAGCTCGGTATCCAATCCTACCTGCGGTAACAACGACGGATTGATTGATATCTCCGTAACCGGTGGTTCTCCTACCTATACTTATCTGTGGAGCAACGGCAATACCACACAGGATGCCGGTAACATCGGTGCAGGTGCCTATACGGTAACCGTAACCGATAGCAAAGGTTGCTCTACCGTACATAAGGAAACCCTGAGCAACCAGGGCGGTCCGGCTCCGCTGACGCCCAGCTCAACCATGGTTACCTGCCATGGTGGCAACGATGGTACTGCTACAGTATCTACCAGCTCCGGCACACCTCCTTACACGTTTTTGTGGGAAGACGGTCAGACAGCTGCAACTGCAACAGGATTGTTCGCAGGCGATGTACATGTAACCGTTACCGATAACGCCGGTTGTGTGGCCTTCGGTACGGTAACTGTAAACCAACCCGATTCGATTCAGCTTGCCGCCAATATTACCAGCGCTTCATGTGCCGGTGAAAATGACGGTGCCATCGATCTGTTGGTTTCCGGTGGAATCCCCGGACATTCGTTCATGTGGAATGACAGCACCACCACTGAAGATCGCAGCGGACTTACGGCCGGTGTTTACACCGTTACCGTAACCGATGCATTGGGTTGCTTTACCGTTGATTCGTTCGAAGTGGGTGAACCCACTGCAATTGCGCTGAACATCAACAAACAGGATGCTTCCTGCACAGCAACATCGGACGGTGCCGCCAGCGTGACACCAACCGGTGGAGTTGAGCCTTATTCCTACCACTGGAGCACAAACTCAACGGATTCACTGGTGACCGGCCTCGCAGCCGGAACTTACTCGGTGACTGTAACAGATGGCAACGGTTGTACCTCTACAGCGAACGTGACCATTCAGTCGCCCAACATCATTCTGGCAACCAACGTATCTCCGGTCAGCTGCAACGGCGGCACCGACGGATACATCGACCTGACGGTTGCCGGTGGTGTAGGTCCCTATACCTATGATTGGAGCAACGGTGATACCACCGAGGATATTTATAACCTGCCCGCCGGCACGTATACCATTACGCTGACCGACGCTAACGGCTGTGAGAAAACAACCTCGGAAACCATCATCGAACCGACCCTGCTGCAGATATCTGCCGTAGTTACCGAGCCAAGCTGTGGTAACAACGACGGTCTGATCAATATCACCGTAACAGGCGGAAGCCCTTCTTATACCCATAAATGGAGCACCGGTGCTACCAGCCAGGATGCAGGTAACATTGGTGTGGGTAACTACACGGTAACCGTGACCGATGCCAATGGCTGTACCCTCACCCATAACGAGGATGTAAGCAACAGCAGCGGTCCGGGTAACCTGACCGTTACATCCAAGAGTGCAACCTGTCATGGCGACAGCGACGGTATGCTGAGCGTATCTGCTGCCGGCGGTGTACCTCCGCTGACCTACATGTGGAATACCGGCGCCACCACCGATACCATCACCGGTGCTGCCGGCGACTACATGGTGGTTGTGACCGACAGCAATGGTTGTCAGTCCATTGCTTCTGCCAAGATCATGCAACCGGATCTTCTGGTTCCGACGCTTGATGTAACCCAGATCACATGCAATGGCGCGGGTGACGGTAAGATCGTGGTAACCACCAATGGTGGAACATCACCCTATACCTATCTGTGGAATAACGGTGCCACAACAAAAGACCTGAATGGTCTTTCCGTGGGCATGTACGCTGTAACTGTAACGGATGCCAACGGCTGTATGTCTGCGGATTCTGCCGCTGTCATTGCTCCGGTGGCTATCTCGCTCACCACCACCGTGCATCACGCCAGCTGCAATGGCAACAGCGATGGCAGCATCACCGTGAATGTAAACGGAGGTACTGCTCCCTACACGTATCTGTGGGATGATGCTTCCAATCAGACTACTGCCACTGCCACCGGTTTGGGTGCGGGTACATACCATGTGACCGTAACGGATCAGGGTGGTTGCTTCAAAGTGACACAGGCGGTCGTGAACCAACCGAACATCACCGTTGCACTGAGCTCAGTGCCAGCTGCATGTCATGGTTCTTCCGACGGTTCTGTTGATCTGATCGTGGTAGGCGGTACCGCACCTTATGCCTTCAACTGGAGCAACGGTACTACTACCGAAGACCTGAACGGTGTGCCTGCAGGTACTTACTATGTAACCGTTACCGATGCAAACGGCTGCTCCGAAACCGGCAGCGAAACCGTTACCGAACCCACAGCGATTACCATCACGGGTAACGTGAGCAATTCCAGCTGCGGAAGCTCGAACGGTTTGATCGATGTGTCGGTAAGCGGCGGTTCTCCGGGTTATACCTACCTGTGGAGCAACGGTGCTACCAGTCAGGATGTGGGATCACTCTCAGCCGGACTGTACACGGTAACCGTTACCGATGCTTCCGGTTGCACGGAAACATTGACCAAGGGTGTAAGCGATCAGGGCGGACCGTTCCTGGCGACTGCGCCCATCGATGTGACCTGTCCGGGCTCTGCCGACGGAGGCATTGACCTGACCGTTGGCGGTGGTGCTGCACCTTACTCTTTCATGTGGA harbors:
- a CDS encoding T9SS type A sorting domain-containing protein, with the protein product MRKLFSLGIGLLLFVPFAKAQVKADFSAQPLNTCNGFVQFADSSTGGVVQWTWDFGDGSPLSNDQNPAHNYAANGSYSVSLVVFGIGGEDTLTRSNYITVNRPAPPMTTNDTAMCGGNTGVMLTATGHNGGKLVWFDQLYGGNNLGTGDTLKTSISKTTSFFVEEVEMQAPQHVGAPADTIGSGGNHTELNFGLLFDAYSAFMLRSVTVYANGDGDRIIQLRDGPGGTVLASRNVSLVDGENRVQLDIMVKPGTDYFLQVGGVPNLFRNSSGANYPYTLNNVLSITRSNAGGASNYNYYYYFYDWEVEAIGCISERGEAIAYLAGPPAPDTFDDTVCAGGGMVHLKAKANNGGDLNWYDAPTGGNLVDTGMTHTENITSDVTYYVSELIRSAAVKVGPVDNTFGNGSNYNTNSNLGLIFDVMAPMTIRSVKVYANGTGNRTINVYDGPGGTLLKSKTVMVQNGQSRIQLDFKLDPGTDYYITTLSPQNLFRNSSNPSYPYEIQDLVSIKGSNASQPMDYYYFFYDWEVEPAACESERVPVHGIVRKGNPLTLASNFVSPKCYGGNDGSIDLTVSGGSAPYAFIWSNGQTTEDASGLTGGKYTVTVTDANGCFDTLSTVVTQPAEIKISAIVIDATCSNNDGLIDVSVSGGTPAYTYLWSNGATTQDAGSLGAGSYFLTVTDSRGCTNVYQGVVTNQNGPKLASQVTKPSCFGNNDGSIDLMVTGGTPGYTYTWNTGATTQDISGLASGSYTVTVTDSANCVGLALIKVEDPQPLDLKIDAMEASCSGSSDGQLMVSVIGGTPGYSYEWSNGDTTATTDGLTPGSYTVTVTDANGCSESAVGVVNTPAPIHTTMSSTDESCQPAHDGTAKVVISGGIPPFMFQWDDAGSQTTPEATGLEAGMYHVEVTDSNGCKVVDSVEVAQPGVTLATSGTNTTCNGGMDGSIDLTVVGGAAPYSYEWSNGDSIQDPTGLPAGTYSVTVTDMNGCSATASETISEPTALVISSSVSNPTCGNNDGLIDISVTGGSPTYTYLWSNGNTTQDAGNIGAGAYTVTVTDSKGCSTVHKETLSNQGGPAPLTPSSTMVTCHGGNDGTATVSTSSGTPPYTFLWEDGQTAATATGLFAGDVHVTVTDNAGCVAFGTVTVNQPDSIQLAANITSASCAGENDGAIDLLVSGGIPGHSFMWNDSTTTEDRSGLTAGVYTVTVTDALGCFTVDSFEVGEPTAIALNINKQDASCTATSDGAASVTPTGGVEPYSYHWSTNSTDSLVTGLAAGTYSVTVTDGNGCTSTANVTIQSPNIILATNVSPVSCNGGTDGYIDLTVAGGVGPYTYDWSNGDTTEDIYNLPAGTYTITLTDANGCEKTTSETIIEPTLLQISAVVTEPSCGNNDGLINITVTGGSPSYTHKWSTGATSQDAGNIGVGNYTVTVTDANGCTLTHNEDVSNSSGPGNLTVTSKSATCHGDSDGMLSVSAAGGVPPLTYMWNTGATTDTITGAAGDYMVVVTDSNGCQSIASAKIMQPDLLVPTLDVTQITCNGAGDGKIVVTTNGGTSPYTYLWNNGATTKDLNGLSVGMYAVTVTDANGCMSADSAAVIAPVAISLTTTVHHASCNGNSDGSITVNVNGGTAPYTYLWDDASNQTTATATGLGAGTYHVTVTDQGGCFKVTQAVVNQPNITVALSSVPAACHGSSDGSVDLIVVGGTAPYAFNWSNGTTTEDLNGVPAGTYYVTVTDANGCSETGSETVTEPTAITITGNVSNSSCGSSNGLIDVSVSGGSPGYTYLWSNGATSQDVGSLSAGLYTVTVTDASGCTETLTKGVSDQGGPFLATAPIDVTCPGSADGGIDLTVGGGAAPYSFMWSNGATTEDLTGLTAGSYGVTVTDNNGCKSTENVQVKSPKPVKLNMSAVNESCYNCADGSATVGASGGTQPYTYQWNDANSQTTATATGLVSGTYYVTVTDANGCTGMDSVMVDFTVGVHTLVVDHTVNLYPNPTRDVVYMSGEGLKDMLSVQIFDMAGRMIDAPVSEDHVMSLANYQSGIYLVKVNFGDQSYKTFRIYKH